The following coding sequences are from one Shewanella eurypsychrophilus window:
- a CDS encoding (2Fe-2S)-binding protein gives MNTNKLMQTEIAMSVNGISHRIKVEGSLRLLDLLRDDLLLTGTKEGCSVGECGACTVMLDGRAVCSCMVLAAQCDNTEVTTIEGLDDDPLAQQLQLSFIEKGGVQCGFCTPGVLVSATALLKQNSQPSDGELLDALEGNVCRCTGYQPIVDSIKAVIKQG, from the coding sequence ATGAACACGAATAAGCTTATGCAAACAGAGATTGCTATGTCTGTTAATGGAATATCGCATCGTATAAAGGTCGAGGGTTCCTTACGTCTGCTTGATCTACTACGGGATGACTTGCTGTTAACTGGGACTAAAGAGGGCTGTTCAGTTGGCGAGTGTGGTGCGTGTACTGTGATGCTCGATGGGCGAGCCGTATGCTCATGCATGGTACTGGCCGCGCAATGTGATAACACAGAAGTGACGACTATCGAGGGATTAGATGATGATCCTTTGGCCCAACAATTACAGCTGTCCTTTATTGAAAAGGGCGGAGTGCAGTGTGGTTTCTGTACCCCTGGCGTGTTAGTGAGTGCTACCGCACTGCTAAAGCAAAACAGTCAACCCAGTGATGGTGAGTTACTAGATGCCTTAGAGGGGAATGTATGTCGATGTACTGGCTATCAACCCATTGTTGATTCAATTAAAGCCGTTATTAAGCAGGGGTAA